DNA from Nitrospina gracilis Nb-211:
TCGGCCTCGATCGCGTGCGGTCCGAGGACCTCGCTTACGAGTTCGGCCGCGCCCTGACGCGCGAGCTTTTCGAGGTGGGCATCAATATGGATTACGCGCCGGTGCTGGACGTCCACACGCATCCTGACAACCCCGTCATCGGCGATCGCGCATTCAGCACCGATCCGCGCTGGGCCGGACTGCTGGCGGTGGCGTTCATGAAGGGGTGCCGCGACTCCGGCGTGATTCCCGTCGGCAAACACTTTCCCGGCCACGGCGACACACACCTCGACTCCCACCACGACCTGCCATGGGTGGATCGCGATGCGGAAGGCTTGCAAAGTGTCGAGCTGGCGCCGTTTGCGCACGCCATCCAGCACGGGCTGGGGGCCATCATGACCGCCCATGTCATGTACCCGGCGTGGGACAAACACCTGCCGGCAACGTTTTCGAAACGCATCCTGCAGGACATCCTGCGCGGACAGATGGGCTTCGATGGCGTGATCATTTCCGATGACCTGGAGATGAAAGCGGTGGATCAGCATTTTTCGTTCGACACCTTCGCCGAACGCGGTGTCGAAGCGGGGGTGGACGCCTTCCTCATCTGCCACCACCGCGACAAGGTGCTGGCCCTGCACGACCAGCTGAACCGCGGGGTGGAGTGCGGACGCATCGACCCCGCCCGCATCGAAACATCCGTTGAGCGCCTGCTTCACTTAAAAGCCAAACTGCGGCAGCCGCCTGAACAGCCGCCGGAACCAGCAGGCTGGACCTCCTACCATCAACCCATCGCCGACCGCCTGCGACAGGCGGGCGAGCCTTTCGCCTGAGTCTGAGTAAAAAACCCCCTATTTATCAATACATTGTATTCTGATACAGGCTTTGGCTGTTTTTCGACCAGCCTGTAATTATTGATTCGATACATATGTCACTTTGGGCTAAGTTTTAGCTCATCCGGCAAAAAAAATTTGATATCGATAAGCCTAATAAATGATCGATTCGGCCCTTCCAAAAAAGTTTGGAAGAGGGATTATTGTGCGGAATTTATACCCCCATTCCCTCTTTCAGGAATAAATCAAAGTAAAAGCTTGAATGGCCAGAGCCATACAAAATAAGTTCAAAAACATAAATATAGTATTAATACTATATATATAGTATTATATAGTATGCAAACATGGCATTTGGAAAACCGATAAACTTTCTCAGCATCAACCATTCGGGACTCCAAATTATTACCGAGGTCACCCATAATTCCCCGAAGTCGGGGGACCTAAACAGATATACATTAAGCCCCCACTTTCAATGTTTTGATTGACGAAAACGCCGGAATGGCTAGAGTAGTTGCTTAGTTATCAATTTAGGCTGGCTTTACGGTTTGCTTAGGGGAAGCGAACCGAAGCCCACCAGCATTCAGGTAGAGTTTATTTTCAATGAGAAAAAAAGTGGATGTGTATCATAATGGTTATTAGAATCCACGCCTTAAAGCACCACTTTCTGTCTAACTAATTACTGGGCAAGCACGATGCCTGAAAAAAAACATAAAGGAACCGCCAAGCATCTGGGATCACGCCTGCGTCAGTGGCGAAAGACGATCCCGATGAAATCTTATGAGTTGGCAAAACTCATCAAGATCTCCCAGGGCTCGTTATCCGATATCGAAAACGAGAAATCCCTGCCGTCCGCTGACACCATTGCCAAGCTGTACCAGTTCTCCAATCTCAACATTGTCTGGCTGCTGACTGGGAAAGGCCCCATGACTCGCGACGAGTCGGCTTCCACGCAGGAAGAAGGAATGGTCAACTCCATGCTGGAGCAGTATGGGGAAGATCAGAAACTGCGGGAAGTGATTGAGAAGGTCGTCCGCATTTACAAAAAAGGAGGCTTGGAAAAGCGGGCGCACCTGATTGGTTTTGTCAATGGAGCGGATCCGGGCGAATGAGCCCCGGCCAGGCGGTTCATTGCCCCGACTAGCTTCCTTTTGCTTGAAACGTTTCTTCACCCGCCACGGACAACGTCAAATTCCACGTCGCACCGCAAACCTCCCCCGCATTCAATCGTAGAAGACGTACATTCAGCAGGCAGGAGCCCTGATAAGTGCGCTCGAATCCTTCTTCCGATTGCGAGATGGTCTCGGCCGGATACCACCACCAGGCTCCTTCCGGTTCGGATTCCAGCATCAACGAAAAACCGAATGCCTCGTCGCACAGGCCGAAACGTTTCACTCCGCTCAGTTCCCCCTCACTGTTCATGCGCGGCCGTTCGGAACCGAATCCGGGAGACAGATAATAGCGGTCCGGCGCATCGCCCGCCAACAGGGTGAAGTTGAACTCTTCCGCCCACAGCATGTTCAGCGCGCGATCGCCCGTGTTGGTGACGGTCACGGAAACCGTCATTCCCCCCCGGTCCGGGTCAAAAGCGTATTGCTTGTTCACCCTCACCGGGTGGGCCCCGGCATCACCCGCCACCGTGCCTTCCCGTCTCAATTCCAGTTCAAATGGCGCACCCGCCGCCGCGTCCGGTCGCCGCATCACTTCATACGGCTGTCCGGTGAAATCACCCAATTCGCGGTAGCGGCTGGACTTCATGTCCGTGAGCGTGGTGCCTGGGGGAAGAAAGCGTTCCATGAACGAATACCGCTCGTTGGCATCGTAAAACAACCGGTCCCGGAGGCCCGGTTCTTTAGCGCGCACCCGGTCATGGATGGACGCGGGTTGCCCCTCCCCCACGGTGTGTGGCGCATCGGCTTTTTCCAACTGGCGGTGGTAGGCCTCCTCGCGACGCTTGAGCACATTGCTGAGGTTGAAGCACACCGGACGGCAGTCCAGCTCGAACACCGCGCCGCCGTAGGCCGGGACGATGCCCGCGGTCATCAGGGGATTGGACACGATCACCTCCTCGTGCCCGTCGTGATTGTAATCGAGCACCTCAACCTGAAGCCCGCGGTCGTTGCCGCCGAGCAAGGCGTCGGCGATATTTTCCGCGGCGATGAGGTGGTTGTACAAGGCGTGCCGCAGATAATTCAGATACAGCCCGCCGAACAAGCCGTGCCACTGGGCGCAGTTGCACTGGCCGCGGTACAATTCGCGCAGGGCGCCGCTTTCCTTCTGCTGTTCGAGCGTCAGGCGGTGCACTTTCCTGCTCACGTACAGCATTTTTTTGTGCATGAGGTTGCTTTCCTCGTACTTGGTGAGGAAGTTGTCCCACTGCCCGCCGCGCAGAAATGTGCGATAACCGTCTTCCTCCAGCAGGCCGCGCTCCTTAAGTTGCTCCTTGAAATCCTCAAAGCGCGAGGCGGCGCGGTGTGGCAGGGCCCACTCCATCATCTCGTCATACGACGCCATCGGCAGGTACACCCGTCCCACCGGCGGCGTGCTCTGGATGTAGTCGCTGAAGGTCACCGTCTCCAGCCAGTCGCGGTTCGCCTCCAACGCGGCAAACAGGTTTTTGAGATACCCTTTCTCATACACCCACTCATACGTTTCCGGCCAGCCGCCGAATTTTTCGCCATCGTCGGCGTAGGTGACGGCGTCGAAGCCGCTCTCATCGCGGAAGCGTTTCAGATGCTCGAGGGTTTTCTCCGGCAGGTCGAACGGAATCGAGTAGCGCAGGGTTTTGCTGATGGGAAACACCTTGAGCGCGTGGCCCTGGTTTTCGGTGATGTAGTGGCCGGAGATCTGGTTCGTCTCCAATCCGGCGTAATAAAAATGAGTGTCGTCGAGCACCGTGTACTCGATGCCCGCCTGCGACAGCAGGCCGGGAAGCGTGGGCGACCAGATGCGCTCCGCCAGCCACAGGCCGCGCGGCGGCTGGCCGAATTCGGCTTCGAGAAACTCGTTCATCATGCGGATCTGGCCGACGGCGTCTTCCTCCGGCAGGCTGGACAGGATGGGTTCGTAAAAGCCGCCGCTCATCATCTCCAGCCGTCCGGCCCGCACCAGATCCCGCAGACGCTTGAAAAAATCCGGGCGGTGCTTTTGCATCCATTCCAGAAGCGGGCCGGTGAAGTGCGCCGCGGTGCGCAGGCTTTCGAACGGCTCCAGCACATCGAAATATGGCCGGTAGCTTTTTTCGAACAACTCCTCGAACACGTGATCGAAGTTGCCGACGGGCTGGTGATTGTGCACGCCGAACAGCAGTTTCAGCTTTCGCATGGATGCATCTTTTAAAAGGGGAAAAAAGGTTCAACCCACACAGCTTAATTCAAAATCCGGCGGGGAAACACGAAAATTTCCGTAAGAATTCGGGGTGGGGGGAGACGGAGGTCAGCCTTCTTCTTCCAACGTCAACGGCGCATCGTCGAACAGGCGCAGGGTGTAGAGGTGGTGGTACAAACCTTCCCTGGCCATCAACTCGGTGTGCGTGCCGACCTCCACCACGCGGCCCTTTTCCATGACCACGATCTTGTCGGCATTGTGCACGGTGCTCAGCCGATGGGCGATGATGAACGTCGTTCTGCCTTTCATCAACTCCTCAAGCGCCTCGCTGATGAGGTGCTCCGACTGGGTGTCGAGCGACGAGGTCGCCTCGTCCAGCACCAGGATGCGCGGGTCTTTCAGCATGGCGCGGGCGATGGCCACGCGCTGGCGTTCGCCGCCGGAGAGCTTCACGCCCTTTTCACCGACGATGGTGTCGTAACCCTTTTCCAGATCGCGGATGAAGGCTTCCGCGTTGGCGGTTTTCGCGGCGCGATGCAGTTCTTCTTCCGTCGCATCCAGTTTGCCGTACAGGATGTTCTCGCGCACGGTGCCGCCGAACAGGTGCGTCTCCTGCGGCACCAGCGCCACCTGCTTCAGATACGCCGTGAGATCCAGTTGGCGCACGTCGTGTCCGTCCACGCGGATGGCGCCCTGATCGACGTCGAAGAAGCGGTGCAGAAGCTGGATGAGGGTGGACTTGCCCGCGCCGCTCGGCCCCACCAGCGCCACGCGCTCGCCGGGCTGGATGTGCAGGCTCACGTCCTCGATCACCGGCCGCTCCGGCGAATACCCAAAGGTGACGTGATCGAATTCGATGCGGCCGTCGATGCGGTCCAGCACCACCGGGTGTTCCGGTTGTTGAACGACCGGTTTCAGGTCCATGATCTCGTACACCCGGCGGATGGCGCCCAGCGCTTCCTGGACCTGCGTATAGAGCCGAACGAAGGTGCCGATGGGTCCGGCGATGATGATGGCATAAAGAAAGAACGCCGCCAGTTCGCCCGGCGTGGTGGTTCCCAGCATCACCTGCCGGCCGCCGTACCACACCAATGCCGTCGAGGCCAAAAACGTGAGGAACAGGATGAACGGACCGAATGCCGCGGAAATTTTTACTTTCTTCACCTCCGCGTCGAAGGCGTCCTCGATGCCTTCTTCAAATCGCTTCTGCTCGTAGGGCTCGCGCGTGTAAGACTTGACCACCTTGATGGACGAGACCATCTCCTCCAGCACCACCGTCGCTTTGGCCAGTCGATCCTGCACCTGCGCCGACAGGTCCTTCAAGCGCTTGCCGAACACCCGCGCGAACAGCATCAGCGGCGGCAGGATGAGCAGGATGAGTCCGGTCAGCTTCCAGTTCAGGTACACGATGATGGCCAGCCCGCCGATCAGGGTGATGGTCTGCCGGAGCACGGCGACGGGAATGGTGACCAGCGCCTTTTGAATGACGGTGATGTCATTGCCCATGCGCGAAAGAATTTCACCCACACGCCGCGAATGAAAAAACGACAGCGACAGTTTCTGGATGTGCGCGAAGAACTCCATGCGGAAATCGGCGGTGATGCGGTTGCCGACGAAGCCGAGGATGTAGTTGGTGGTCACGCCGAACGCCATCTGGAGGGTGATGATGAGAACGAGATCGAACGTCAGGCTGTTGAGCGCCTCCACGTTGTTCTGCACCACCACGGCGTTGATCATGTTGCGCACGATGAGCGGCAGGATCAGGGTGATGACGGACGTCAACGCCAGGCACAAAAAGGCCAGCGCGATGTTTCTGGTGTACGGCTTGGCGTAATGCAGGATTTTGGAAAATTCTTTCATGGACCGGAAATCACCCAGAAAAAGAGGGCGCACCCTCCGCTGGCGCACTCCAACAGGCTGTCGGATGAAAATGCTCATCATACCTTTTAGGCGTTTTCAATTCAACAAGTCCGTGCATGGCAAATCAATAAAAATAACCCTGAAATCAATGGGTTTGGGCCGACCCCGCCTCTCCCCATGGAAGGAACGCGAAACTTAAAAATTTTTCCAGAAATCCTCTCAAGTTGCACCCGCTTCCTGCCGTAGAGAAGAGCGGAACCAATGTATGACTCCCCTCCGGGGGTCCCAGCGGCGGTTCTAAAGCGACATTTTAGGGCGAATTTGAAAGAAATGTGAGGTGATGCACCATGCCTGCAGAAGTGAACCCAACCGTGCTTTCCAACCTGGTACCGGCAGGAACCGCACCCAAAGCCACGGGCAAGCCCCCGGCTGCGGCGCCGCCCACCCCTCGGGTGGACGCCGGCAACCAGAAGTTCGGTGGCGACAGGGTATCGCTTTCCGCGCGTGGCCTGCGGGCTTCCGGTCCCGATCGAACCGGTCCGGAACCCGGCAACCCGGTTGCTCCGAAGAAAACGGTGCGCGACGTGACGGAAGACCATCGGCTGGTGGTCAAGTTCGTGGATCCGGAAAGCGATGAAGTGGTCCGGCAGGTTCCCTCCGAGGACCTGCTCCGCCTGAAACGCGCGATGAGCGAGATCGTCGAGGAAAACCGCGAGGACGGCTGAGTCCACACCTTTCCAGATCGTGGCATTCAGGCTGTCTTCAGCGCGAAAGTCCTCACGCTCAGCGCACAGCCCAGGTGCAAATCAACCCCCGTGCTTTTTTACCGGTTTGTGGAAGGGTCGCTACCCGGCGACCGCTTCCATGAACCGGTTTTTTATTTCTTCCGGAGTGTGCGTCACCCGGCCGGTATTGGGATCGAATCCCGGCTCCACCTTCACCAAAAGAAACGTGGGGCCTTCGGCGGCGTGCAGTTTTTCGTAGGCGGGCTTCAACTCTTCCTTTTTCGTCACGCGCAGGACCTGCGTGTAACCGGAACTCTTCGCGACCTCTTCCAACCGGATCGTATTGGACAGCGACCGCTGCTTGCCGGTGGACTCGTACACCTCGTTGTCGATGCAGATGTGCAGGAGGTTTTTCGGTTGGGCGGCGGCGATCATTGCCAGCGTGCCCATCGCCATCAGCACGTTGCCGTCGCCGTCGAGGATGATGGTCTTCCTGTCCGGGCGCGCCATGGCCACGCCGAGTCCGATGGACGACGCCAGGCCCATCGACCCGATCATGTAGAAATTGCCCTTGCGGTCGTCCACGTTGAAAAACTCGCGGCTGATGTAGCCGTTGGCGCACACCACGGGTTCGTCTTTCAACAACGGCGCCAGTTCCCGGTAAACCTCAATGCCTTTCATCGAACATGCCTTTCTTGACCAGCAGGGTGTAGGGCAGGTGCTTGGCCCAGGCGTCTTCCGCCTGCGTCAGCAGGGCATCGACGTTGTCCTCGCTGATCACGTCGTGCATCATCCCCGCCGTGTCCAGCAGTTTCTCATTCACGTCACCCATGATGATGTGCTCCGGCGCGTCCTTGCCGCCGCACCCGCGCCAACTCATGATCACCAGCACCGGCAGGTTGTAGATGAGGTTGAGCGAGGTGAAGGCGTTGAGACTGTAACCGAGGCCGGAATTCTGCATGAGAAGCACCGGTTTCTTGCCCGCCATGAACGCGCCCGCGCACAGGCCCACCGCCGCGTCTTCCCGCACCGAGGGGAAGTACGACACGTCCTCGCGCGCTTCCAGGGCGGAGATCAGACCGGACAACAACGAGCACGGAACCCCGGTAAAGAAGTCGTACCCGCGCTCTCTTAACTTTTCAATAAAGGAATCGGATGCCAGCATGTTGAGTGTGCTCTTAGGGAGAGTGATGGGGCGTGGAGAGGCGATCGACAAACGGGAGCCGCGGCTCACCAGTTCTCGATCTTGCGCTCGCCTCCGTAAGTCATCTGCAGTTCGTGAATCTTCTTGATGTAATCGAGCACACCGTCCCTGCCGCGGAAGGTAACGCCCAGGTCGCGGGCCAGCTTATTGGACATGGGCACGCCGTTCTCGCCCATGGTGCCCTCAACTTCGCCGAATGAGTCGATGGCTTCCGCGATCATCTTCGCCAGTTCCATGTTGTGGATGTGGTCGTCCACCAGATGGATCACCTTGCCCGCGCAGTCCTTGTTGCCGAGGCTGTTGACGATGCCCTGAATCACGGAATCGACGGACACGTACTTGGTGCTTCCCTTCACGTCCACGTTGTAATTGGTGGCGAGGAAATCGACGGTGTTGAACCACTCCGACTTCTGGATCTCCGGCCGCACGCCGTAGATGAGCACCGGGCGGAAAATGGTGACATCGAAATAGCGGCTCTTCTGAAAAAAGAAACAGAACGATTCGATCGCCGACTTGATGGATCCGTACAGCGTGCCGGGTTGAACGGGATGCGTTTCGTCCAGCGGATTCTGTTCGTTGACCGTCGGCAGGATTTGCCCGAACACGTTGCACGCGCTCAGAAAGATGAACTGCTTCACCTTGGCGCGCCGCGCCGCTTCCAGCAGATCGAACGAACCGCTGACATTCACGTTCACCAGTTGGTCGGCGGTCTGCACTGGACCGGGAAAATGCGCGAGATGGATGACCACATCGCGGCCTTCCACCAGCTTGTTCAGCGACTCCTTGTCCTCCAGGCCGCCGATGACGTAATCGACCTCTTCAAACGGCTTGAGGTGTTCCACCACACTGCCCTCGCGGATGAGGGCGCGCACGTCGAAATTGGCCGGGCCGAATTTCGGGTCTTCCTCAGCGGACTTTTTGCCGTGGAGTTTATTGATCAGGTGGGACCCGACCATACCGGTGATCCCGGTCATTGCGATTTTCATGAAAAAACCTCCGAGCCTTTCCTTAACCGGCGGGCTCCGCCGGGTTGCCGTTGCCTTTGGGAATCGCCCTCATACGGATGCAGTGCATGCCGCAGGACGACACAACCTCTTCAGGATGGACCAAT
Protein-coding regions in this window:
- a CDS encoding thiamine pyrophosphate-dependent enzyme, which gives rise to MKGIEVYRELAPLLKDEPVVCANGYISREFFNVDDRKGNFYMIGSMGLASSIGLGVAMARPDRKTIILDGDGNVLMAMGTLAMIAAAQPKNLLHICIDNEVYESTGKQRSLSNTIRLEEVAKSSGYTQVLRVTKKEELKPAYEKLHAAEGPTFLLVKVEPGFDPNTGRVTHTPEEIKNRFMEAVAG
- a CDS encoding ABC transporter ATP-binding protein, with translation MKEFSKILHYAKPYTRNIALAFLCLALTSVITLILPLIVRNMINAVVVQNNVEALNSLTFDLVLIITLQMAFGVTTNYILGFVGNRITADFRMEFFAHIQKLSLSFFHSRRVGEILSRMGNDITVIQKALVTIPVAVLRQTITLIGGLAIIVYLNWKLTGLILLILPPLMLFARVFGKRLKDLSAQVQDRLAKATVVLEEMVSSIKVVKSYTREPYEQKRFEEGIEDAFDAEVKKVKISAAFGPFILFLTFLASTALVWYGGRQVMLGTTTPGELAAFFLYAIIIAGPIGTFVRLYTQVQEALGAIRRVYEIMDLKPVVQQPEHPVVLDRIDGRIEFDHVTFGYSPERPVIEDVSLHIQPGERVALVGPSGAGKSTLIQLLHRFFDVDQGAIRVDGHDVRQLDLTAYLKQVALVPQETHLFGGTVRENILYGKLDATEEELHRAAKTANAEAFIRDLEKGYDTIVGEKGVKLSGGERQRVAIARAMLKDPRILVLDEATSSLDTQSEHLISEALEELMKGRTTFIIAHRLSTVHNADKIVVMEKGRVVEVGTHTELMAREGLYHHLYTLRLFDDAPLTLEEEG
- a CDS encoding flagellar protein FlaG is translated as MPAEVNPTVLSNLVPAGTAPKATGKPPAAAPPTPRVDAGNQKFGGDRVSLSARGLRASGPDRTGPEPGNPVAPKKTVRDVTEDHRLVVKFVDPESDEVVRQVPSEDLLRLKRAMSEIVEENREDG
- a CDS encoding thiamine pyrophosphate-binding protein; protein product: MSRGSRLSIASPRPITLPKSTLNMLASDSFIEKLRERGYDFFTGVPCSLLSGLISALEAREDVSYFPSVREDAAVGLCAGAFMAGKKPVLLMQNSGLGYSLNAFTSLNLIYNLPVLVIMSWRGCGGKDAPEHIIMGDVNEKLLDTAGMMHDVISEDNVDALLTQAEDAWAKHLPYTLLVKKGMFDERH
- the nagZ gene encoding beta-N-acetylhexosaminidase, with the translated sequence MPFLSLNLSIREQTGQMLIAGFEGTRITRAVEDLILNHHIGGLILFDRNYENPQQLHALTRDLQQVAAASSIGLPLFLSVDQEGGRVARLKAPFTEFPPAIGLDRVRSEDLAYEFGRALTRELFEVGINMDYAPVLDVHTHPDNPVIGDRAFSTDPRWAGLLAVAFMKGCRDSGVIPVGKHFPGHGDTHLDSHHDLPWVDRDAEGLQSVELAPFAHAIQHGLGAIMTAHVMYPAWDKHLPATFSKRILQDILRGQMGFDGVIISDDLEMKAVDQHFSFDTFAERGVEAGVDAFLICHHRDKVLALHDQLNRGVECGRIDPARIETSVERLLHLKAKLRQPPEQPPEPAGWTSYHQPIADRLRQAGEPFA
- a CDS encoding NAD-dependent epimerase/dehydratase family protein, whose translation is MKIAMTGITGMVGSHLINKLHGKKSAEEDPKFGPANFDVRALIREGSVVEHLKPFEEVDYVIGGLEDKESLNKLVEGRDVVIHLAHFPGPVQTADQLVNVNVSGSFDLLEAARRAKVKQFIFLSACNVFGQILPTVNEQNPLDETHPVQPGTLYGSIKSAIESFCFFFQKSRYFDVTIFRPVLIYGVRPEIQKSEWFNTVDFLATNYNVDVKGSTKYVSVDSVIQGIVNSLGNKDCAGKVIHLVDDHIHNMELAKMIAEAIDSFGEVEGTMGENGVPMSNKLARDLGVTFRGRDGVLDYIKKIHELQMTYGGERKIENW
- a CDS encoding alpha-amylase/4-alpha-glucanotransferase domain-containing protein, with translation MRKLKLLFGVHNHQPVGNFDHVFEELFEKSYRPYFDVLEPFESLRTAAHFTGPLLEWMQKHRPDFFKRLRDLVRAGRLEMMSGGFYEPILSSLPEEDAVGQIRMMNEFLEAEFGQPPRGLWLAERIWSPTLPGLLSQAGIEYTVLDDTHFYYAGLETNQISGHYITENQGHALKVFPISKTLRYSIPFDLPEKTLEHLKRFRDESGFDAVTYADDGEKFGGWPETYEWVYEKGYLKNLFAALEANRDWLETVTFSDYIQSTPPVGRVYLPMASYDEMMEWALPHRAASRFEDFKEQLKERGLLEEDGYRTFLRGGQWDNFLTKYEESNLMHKKMLYVSRKVHRLTLEQQKESGALRELYRGQCNCAQWHGLFGGLYLNYLRHALYNHLIAAENIADALLGGNDRGLQVEVLDYNHDGHEEVIVSNPLMTAGIVPAYGGAVFELDCRPVCFNLSNVLKRREEAYHRQLEKADAPHTVGEGQPASIHDRVRAKEPGLRDRLFYDANERYSFMERFLPPGTTLTDMKSSRYRELGDFTGQPYEVMRRPDAAAGAPFELELRREGTVAGDAGAHPVRVNKQYAFDPDRGGMTVSVTVTNTGDRALNMLWAEEFNFTLLAGDAPDRYYLSPGFGSERPRMNSEGELSGVKRFGLCDEAFGFSLMLESEPEGAWWWYPAETISQSEEGFERTYQGSCLLNVRLLRLNAGEVCGATWNLTLSVAGEETFQAKGS
- a CDS encoding helix-turn-helix domain-containing protein; amino-acid sequence: MPEKKHKGTAKHLGSRLRQWRKTIPMKSYELAKLIKISQGSLSDIENEKSLPSADTIAKLYQFSNLNIVWLLTGKGPMTRDESASTQEEGMVNSMLEQYGEDQKLREVIEKVVRIYKKGGLEKRAHLIGFVNGADPGE